The following are encoded together in the Candidatus Neomarinimicrobiota bacterium genome:
- the yidD gene encoding membrane protein insertion efficiency factor YidD, with protein sequence MGARPILLLLAVLFASDILGQDSTQALITPEHSKNQDSDVYGWAFGFYQEYISPAAGDRCLMYPSCSAYAWEAINRYGFFRGLIMTADRLMRCGNDLHLYDTIVLNGRWYALDPVEMNASIFRAKE encoded by the coding sequence GTGGGAGCCAGGCCAATATTATTATTGTTAGCGGTACTATTTGCTAGCGATATACTGGGCCAGGATAGCACTCAGGCCCTTATTACCCCTGAACACAGCAAGAATCAAGACTCCGACGTCTACGGATGGGCCTTTGGATTTTACCAGGAGTACATTTCACCTGCTGCTGGTGATCGTTGTCTTATGTATCCCAGTTGTTCTGCTTATGCCTGGGAGGCCATAAATCGTTATGGATTCTTCCGTGGTCTTATCATGACCGCTGATCGACTGATGCGCTGCGGTAATGATTTGCATCTGTATGACACCATCGTTTTAAATGGCCGCTGGTATGCTCTCGACCCTGTTGAGATGAATGCGTCAATTTTCAGAGCGAAGGAATAA
- a CDS encoding nucleotidyltransferase family protein, translated as MKVSKMKTRAEIEAALKQLKPSLVENFKVKEIGIFGSYARGEYMEESDVDILVEFSEPVGWEFFDLKELLAEILSQEVDLVTIGGLRPQFKDKILQEVVYI; from the coding sequence ATGAAAGTTTCAAAAATGAAGACCCGAGCCGAGATAGAAGCCGCCCTGAAACAACTTAAGCCCTCCCTTGTGGAGAATTTCAAGGTGAAGGAGATCGGGATTTTCGGCTCATATGCCCGCGGGGAATACATGGAGGAAAGCGATGTAGATATTTTAGTTGAGTTTAGTGAACCGGTAGGATGGGAATTCTTTGATCTTAAGGAACTTCTGGCTGAGATTCTAAGCCAGGAAGTAGATTTAGTTACAATTGGAGGGTTAAGACCACAATTCAAGGATAAAATCTTGCAAGAGGTTGTTTACATTTGA